The stretch of DNA CCGTAGTCAAAAGCAGGTTAAGGATGAAAAACCTGATGTTTTGGAAGTAGGACCATTAGTGATTAACCGGGACTCTCATGAAGTGAAAACGATTGATGGCAAGGATATTCAATTAACGGCACTTGAGTTTGGCATTTTATATTTGCTTGCCAGTCATCCTAACCGGGTTTTTTCAGCTGATGAGATTTTTGAGCGTGTTTGGCAACAAGAGTCAATTGTTTCAGCTAAGACTGTGATGGTTCATGTGTCACATTTGCGCGATAAAATTCAAAAAGCAACTGGCGGTGAAGATGTTATTCAGACTGTTTGGGGTGTCGGCTACAAAGTTGAGGCTTAACTAAATGAAAAAAGAACGTGTTAAGTTAACTGCCACGGAAAAGAGCGAATTATTTGCGGAAGGTGTAATTACCGTCGTTTTGTTGTTATTGCTTAATTTGTCAATTATTATCTTAATTAATCTGACAATTTTACAAAACAAAAATTTAATTAATGGTATTTACTTCTTAAAGAAAACAATTACTTTTTATGGCGGACATCTTATCTGGTCGTGGCAGAATATTCTGCTCATGATTATGGGGTTAGCTGATCTAATTGTGCTATATTGGCGGCTAATTCGTCGTTATCATCAAATGCAATTGCGGCACGTGATTTCGGAGTTGCATTATATTGCTCAAGGGCATTTTGATCATTATATTTCCTTTAAGGTTAAGACTGATTTACAGAAAGTAATCGATTCGATTAACTCGTTGGTTGCTAGTACGGTCAGCGCAATTAATGAAGAAAAGGCAATTGAACAATCCAAGGATGAATTAATCAGTAATGTTTCGCATGATATTCGTACGCCGTTAACGTCAATTATTGGTTATTTAGGTTTATTGAAAACTGGCGTTTCTAATCCGGAAGACCAGCAGAAGTATTTGAATATTGCTTATACAAAAGCAGAACAAATGAAATCATTAGCACATGACTTACTGGAATATACAACTCTAAAATCAACTAATATTAAACTTAATTTGTCACCACTGCATATTTTTTCAATGTTGGAGCAAGTTGAGGCTGGATTTGAATTTGAGGCTCAAGAAAAAAACGTTGAATTTAAAATTGAAGTACGGCCACAGAATTTAACAATTCAAGCCGATCCAGAAAAATTGGTTCGCGTTTATAACAATTTAATTACGAACGCCTTAAAATATGGCACAGGAGCAACACAAATTAAGCTCATTGCGAATTTAGTTAATGATACTGAAGTTGAGTTACGAGTTGAAAATAATGGTGCTAAAATTCCTCAGGCCTCACTAAAAAAGATTTTTGAACGTTTTTATCGAGTAGAAACTTCACGCAATACTAAGACTGGTGGGACGGGCTTAGGCTTGTCAATTACCAAGAGTATTATTGATTTGCACCATGGCAAGATCCGTTGTGAGTCTGATGATCATTGGACACGGTTTATCATTCAATTGCCATTAAACCCAAAGAATGCAAAAATCAGCAGCTAGCTGTGTTATAATTTTGACTGAGATAAAAAAACAGAGGGGCATAGAATGAGTATTTCCTTAAATACCTGTATTTTAATTTTAAAAGAACATCACTTACTAAAGTCAAGTGCTGTTCAGGACACGGTTGCAACCAAGATGGAGTATGTTTCCTATGATTCACGCGACATTCAAACAAATACCTTGTTTTTTTGCAAGGGTGTAGGCTTTCGACCGACTTACTTATCAATGGCTAAGGATAACGGCGCTAATTGTTATGTTGCCGAGCAGCCTTATCCAGAAGGCAAAGGAATGCATGCGCTAATTGTGCGCGACGTTTCTAAGGCAATGGCCTTATTGTCGGCAGCCTTTTTCCGCTTTCCACAAGATGATTTATTTGTTGTGGCCATTACCGGCACCAAGGGTAAGACGACTACGGCATATTTCTTAAAGGGGATGCTGGACCAAATTAATGGTGGTAGAACGGCACTTATTTCTTCAGTTAATGATGTCGTTGGTACTAAGCCTGAAGATAGTTTTAAGTCGAGTTTAACAACACCTGAATCATTGGATTTATTCCGGGATATGCGTCGTGCCGTTGATAATGGGATGACGCACTTGGTAATGGAAGTTTCTAGTCAAGCTTATAAAAAGAATCGGGTTTTCGGTTTAACTTATGACTTGGGCTTTTTCCTCAATATTACGCCAGATCATATTGGTCCTAATGAACATCCTAACTTTGCGGACTATTTGCATTGCAAATTGCAGCTGATGGTTAATGCGCGTAAGTGTATTATTAATGCTCAAAGTGACCATTTTGCTGAAATTTATGCGGCGGCAACAACGACCACTGATCCAGACAGTATTTATTTATTTGCTGATGAAAAATTTTCTAATCCTAATCTGAAACAGCCAATTGATTTTCGCTATTCGTCTGAAGAGAGTGATTTGGCAGAAACAAGATTTCAAGTTTTGTGTGCTAGTGACAAGGCAAAAGCGTTAAAAATCGCTGGCGATTACAAGTTAAAAATGCTGGGTGATTTTAACGAATCAAACGGAACAGCTGCAATTATCGGTGCAGGTCTGGCTGGAATGGATTATACTGCTGCTGCTAAGGGAATTAGCACGGTAACTGTTCCCGGCAGAATGCAAACAGAAGTGACGCAAGACCATGGTCTTGTGGTAGTTGATTATGCTCATAACAAGGCATCGATGATGGCTTTAATGGGCTTTATGCAACGTGAATTTAATAATCCAAAAATTATTGTGGTAGTTGGTGCTCCAGGTGATAAGGGTGTATCACGCAGACCGGGTTTTAGTCAAAGTTTGAATGCTTATGCAGACAAGGCCTTTTTGACAGCTGACGATCCGGGGTTTGAAGATCCTAATGATATTGCACAAGAGATTAATGCTGGTATTGATCATACTAAGGTTGAAGTTACAATTGAGTTAGACCGAATGAAAGCAATTCATGAGGCAATTAGCATGGCTCACACTGGTGATGTTGTGTTAATTTGCGGCAAGGGTGCTGATGGTTTCCAAAAAGTACGCGGAGTTGATACGCCGTATCCATCTGATATTGTTGTTGCTCAACGAGTAATTGACGAATTAGAAGGTCAAAAAGAACATTTTAATAAGTAAAAGAGTAAAAAAATGAAGCACTTTTTTAGTATTATTGGTGGCATGGGAACAATTGCCACTGAAAGTTATGTGCGGCTACTGAATCACCGGGTAAAAATTACCAAAGATCAAGATTATTTAAATTATATTCTAGTGAATGATGCGCAAATTCCTGATCGAACAGCGTATATCAAGGATCATACTCAACCTAATTGTTTGGTTGATTTGCGTGCTGATGTATTAGGCCAAGCAAAGTTAAAGCCTGACTTTTTTGTTATGCCATGTAATACTGCTCATTATTTTTATGATGATTTGGCTAAGTTAACAGATATTCCTTTTTTGCATATGATGCGCATTGCCGTGCATCAGTTTATTGAGCAATATCCGGATGAAGCTAAAATTGGGTTAATTGCTACTGAAGGTTCGATTTACGATCACTTGTATGCTGATGAAATTCAAGCAGTTGGACGACAAGTTGAGCTTGGTGGTCCAGAAATTCAGCCGTTAGTGACCGAACTAATTTATGCCAATATCAAGGAAAAGGGTGTAGTCAATCGTGAGCTATACCACCATATTTTGCAACTAATGCATGATAAGTATGGCTGTAATGTGATTTTACTTGGTTGTACAGAATTATCGCTAGCTCAGGAAAAAGCGCCAGATCATCCGTATAATGTAATTGATCCGCAATCGATTATTGCTGACGTGGCGATTGAATTGTCGTTGAAAATCCGGTCGGGCATGGATCCTAAAGAAGTAACAAAGAAATATTTATATTAAAATTTAAAAGAAGAGCCTAGGAAGACAGACTCTTCTTTTTTAGGAAAATAATGTAAGCGATTCTATAAAAGTGATTGACAATTTCACTATTATCGTTTAGTGTATTATCAGAGTAATTGAATACGGTTTCTTCGGGGCAGGGTGTAATTCCTGACCGACGGTGACAACTTAAAGAAGGTTGAAGTCCGTGACCCGCGTACATCGCGGTGGAGCTAGTGTGAGTCTAGCACCGACAGTTAAAGTCTGGATGGGAGAAGAATAAATTAAGCTAATATTTGACTCGCGTCAGTTTAGACTGCGGAAATCATATTTGGTTAATAATTGGACCTCGTTGAAATAATCAACGGGGTCTTTTTTTGATATTTAGGAAGTGAAAATAGTGCAGGATACAGATTATATGCAAATGGCGGTCCATGAAGCATTAAAAGCGCAAGGAATGACTTGGACTAATCCGCTTGTTGGCGCGGTTTTGGTTAAAGACGGACAAGTCTTAGCAACTGGTTATCACCACCAATATGGTAAAGAACACGCAGAAATTAACACCTTGTCACATTTAGCTGATCCGAAATTGGCAGAAGAAGCGACCTTGTATGTAACGTTAGAGCCGTGCAGTCATTACGGTAAGCAGCCTCCGTGCTGTCAAAAGGTCGTGGCTGCAGGTATTAAACGTGTGGTTGTTGGTCAAGTTGATCCGCATCAAGTTGTTGGCGGTAAAGGAATGCAATATTTAGAAGAGTACGGCCTTGAAACTGCGGTAATCGGTGGTGTGGACCAGTTATATGAACGTTATAACTTTTTCTATCAAAAAAAGCGTCCGTTTGTGACACTCAAGTATGCAATGTCGCTTGACGGCAAAATTAATGAAGCCGGGCAAAGCCGGACACTTTTGACGGGTGACAAGGCCCAAATTGATGTGCAAAAGTTGCGCTGCAATCAGCAAGCAATTTTAATTGGGGCTAATACCTTACGTATTGATGATCCGCAGCTAACAGTTAGAATTAAAAATTTGCCAATTCCGCCAATTAGGATTGTTGTCACGCGGGATGTCAATCAACTTGATTTTACTAAGCAATTATTCCAATTGCCAGGTCAGATTTTGCTTTTGAGTGAGCGGCCGTTAGCCAAAAAGTTAGGCGAAAACGTTGAATGCCTGACAGCTGAAAAATGGACACCAGAAAAAATTGTGGACTTGCTAGCGCAGCGAGAAATTCAGTCATTGCTAGTTGAAGGTGGTAGTCAAATTCAAGCCGAATTTATTGCCGCTGATTTAGCAGATAAAATTATTACTTATATCGCTCCACAAGTATTAGGTGGTGCCGGCTTACCAGCAGCTGTTGGTGCGGCTTTAACTAAAAAACAGCAGTATCAACTTCTTGATGTCCACCAATTAGGTCAAGATGTGCGTATTTGTGCAAGGAGAAAATAAATGTTTACAGGAATAATTCAGGGTACAGGCAAAATTACGCGTTTAGATATTACAGAAAAGCACGCGAAGTTAGGGATTACTTCAGCGAAAATGGCACAAAAAAATCTGCCACTTGGAGCAAGTATTGCGGTCAACGGTATTTGTTTGACGGTAACTGAATGGAAGAATGATGAGTTTACTGTTGATGTCATGCCCGAAACGATGAAGCGGACAAATTTAGGTAAGCTAATCAAAGGCAGTTTAGTTAATTTGGAACCATCTGTTAGTACAAATGGCACGCTTGATGGTCATATTGTTGCTGGACATGTTGATACAACAGCGGAATTAATTAAGCGTACTGAAACAGAAAATTCCATCGAATTACGTTTCCAGGTGCCCCACAAGTATGATCCATATATTGTTGAAAAGGGTTCAATTGCAATTGATGGCATTAGTTTGACAGTTACAATGGCAGAAAATGATGTCTTTGGTGTTAGCCTAATTCCATTTACGATTGCGAATACTACGTTAGCTAATTGCCAAGTTGGCGATCACGTTAACATCGAGGTTGATATGATTGGTCGTTATGCAGTTAAGCAAATTCAGGCTTGGAAAAAAGAATTTTAGGAGGATAAAAATGAAGGACGAATTAAACGAAAAAATGGCCAAAATTCTTGACCATATGAGAAATGGCGGCTTGGTTATTGTGGCAGATTCACCGCAGCGTGAATCTGAAGGCGATATGATTGGCTTAGCGGAAAAAGTAACACCGCAAATGGTTAACACAATGATTACCAAAGCGCGTGGGTTGTTATGTGTGCCAATGAGTAAGGCGTACGCTGACCGTTTGCAGCTGAGCCCACTTGAAACAGGTTCAAATGATACTTTTGGCACCGCCTTTACGATGAGTGTTGATTCAATCGAGACGACAACAGGTATCTCTGCTTTTGATCGGGCTAAGACAATTAAAAAGTTGGCAAATCCAGATAGTCAATGGGCAGACTTTTATCATCCCGGCCACGTTTTCCCATTAGTTGCTAAAGAAGGTGGCGTTTTAGAGCGAACTGGTCATACTGAAGCAGCATTAGACTTAGCACGCTTAGCTGGGGTTGCGCCAGTTGGCTTTATCTGTGAATGCATTAAAAAAGACGGCACGATGGCCCGGCGTAAGGACTTGAAGGCATTAGCAGAAGGAATAGGCATTCCTTACTTAACAATTGAAGAATTAATTGAATATCGTAAACGGCAAGAGAATAAAGATTTGGCAATTGCATCCGTTACTAAAGTGGATTTTCCAACTAAATATGGTCATTTTCAACTTGAAGGCTTTAAAGATAATAAACATCCGGAAAAGCAACCAACACTGCTAATTAGTAAGGGTGAAGTTAAAGCAGGAGAACCACTTTTACTGCGGCTGCACAGTGAATGTTTAACTGGAGATGTTTTTGGTTCCAAACGTTGTGATTGTGGCGCTCAATTAGCAGAAGCGTTGACTAAAATTGAAGAAAATGGTTCAGGTGCGGTCTTATACTTGCGTCAAGAAGGCCGTGGAATTGGTCTTGAAAATAAATTACGCGCATATAAGTTGCAGGATGAAGGCATGAACACGGTAGAAGCTAACCAGCAATTAGGATTGCCAGTTGATGCAAGACGTTATAATGTTGCTGGCGAAATTTTACGCCAAAAAGGCATCACAGAAGTTAAATTAATGACTAACAATCCAGATAAAGTAGAACAGCTGGAAAACTTTGGCGTTAAAGTAGTTGAACGTATTCCGATGGAAGTTGGTCTCACTGAGGAAAACAGACAATATCTGAGTACCAAAAAGCACGAAATGAACCATATTTTAAATGAGGTAGATTAAAATGAAAGAAATTACAGGAAAATTGGTGGCTGGACAAGATAAAAAAATTGGAATTGTGGTTGCCAAATTCAATGGTGTTGTAACTGATCGCTTGCTTAGTGGGGCTATTGAGCAGTTAGAGATGTCTGGTGTAGCTAGTGACAATATTGTTGTTGTTCATGTCCCGGGCGCGTATGAAATCTCGCGGACAGTTAACTGCTTGGCTAAAAGCGGCAAGGTTGATGGCATTATCGCTTTGGGTGCGGTTATTCGCGGTGAAACTGACCATTATACTTACGTTTGTGAAGGTACTGCATCACAATTAGCAGCGGCAACGGCTAATGGTCCAGTGCCGGTAATGTTTGGCGTTTTGATGACCGATACTGTTGCCCAAGCAACTGATCGTGCTGGTGGTAAATCCGGTAATAAGGGTGCAGAATGTGCAACTGATATTTTAGAAGTGTTAAGTTTAGAAGAACAGATTAATAATTTATAATATCGCCACTTACATAAATACATGTTTAAAAGCCATGACTAAGAAGAAGTCATGGCTTTTTTTGGATGATTTAGTTGTCGAAATCGAAAAATTGACATTGGTGTCATTTTTAGATAGCTGCACTTAATTAATATTAAGTGCCTTATACTATTCTTACTATTCTTTGAGATTTATTACAGAAGCTCGTAATTTCAGTTTAGGATGATGAACAATAGAATGAATATGATTTTTTTGAATTAATTTTAATATTCCACGACCAGCTTCTTGTCCGACTGAAGTACGTTCATAGTTCATGGTTGTTAAACTAGGATTTAAGTAAGCGGCAGAATCAAAGTTATCAAAGCCTACTAAAGAAATATCTTTAGGAACTTTGATATTTGCTTTTTTTAACATGTCAAGTACTAATAAAGCAAGACTATCATTGTAGCAAGCAATGGCAGTGGGTCGTTGATCATTATGTAAATAAAAGCTTATTTTTTTGCTGATAATGTTAAAGCGATCATGTGAACTATACATAATAATATTACTGTCCGCAAGGTCAGTCCCAATTTCTTGGTATGCACGTACAAAACCATTCATTCTGTGGACACCTTGAAGATCGTCAACCTGAAAAATACCTAAAATATGTTGATGACCTAACTTTAGTAAATATTCAATTAATTTTTTCTCAGCAGCACAATCGTCGTTAACAATTGATGGAAAATTTAATTCTGGATACTCAGCATTAATAAACAACAGTGGGATTTTGCTTTTAGCAATATATTGATAAATATCTAAATTGGGGCTAGGCTTAGCACTTTCACTGGGTTCAACAATTAAGCCAGCGACTTGAGAATCAAGCATTTTAATGAGACTTTCACGTTCTTTTTTCGGTTGATTATGTGTGTTGGCCAAGAGAAGTGAATAATCTTGCTCGCTAATTTTGGAATCAATTTGAGAAATGATTTTAGGGAAAATGTAATCAGCAATATGGGTGCAAATTAAGCCAATGGTTTTACTTTCTGGATTAACTTGCCATTTCTTATTCCAGTCTTGGATAAACATCCCACTACCTTGAACTTTATAAATTAGATGTTCATCTTGCAAGGCAGTGAGTGCTTTACGTACAGCATAACGTGATTTGTTAAATTGCTGCATTAGTTCTGTTTCAGTTGGTAATTTTTGATTAACTTTAAAATTACCAAAAGTTATTTCTTTTTTGAGGCTCTCTTTGATTACTAAATAATCGCTTTTCATTAAGTGATACTCCTAAATTTGTTTGAAATTAAATAGTAAACTATTAAAAACAAAATACTATCTTTAAATAGTAATGTAGAAACGTTGATAATACAGGTAATTATATCACAAGTTATTTTAAATTATTTTATTTTTAGGTGTCAATAAAAAATAAATATTTTTATAAAAGCGGTTAAAGGATACACTATATAAGTATTTTATCAACTTTTATGCGCTTATATTTATTCGAATGAATTATAAAAGATATTGCTATATAAGATAAATAGGCTATAATGAAAATGCTTACAGAAATGTATAAGATCGGAGGAGAATTTAAGTGGTAGCAAAGACAAAGAAAATACCAAGTAAATATATATATTTTTTTGGTTCTTTTGGTGGAATTTTATTCGGTTATGATATTGGTGTTATGACAGGAGCGTTACCCTTTTTGCAAAAAGATTGGAGTTTAACAAATGCTTCAATTGTCGGGTGGATTACTTCAGCCGTAATGTTTGGTGCTATTTTTGGTGGTGCCGCTGCTGGACAACTTTCTGATAAATTTGGTAGAAGAAAAATGATCCTAGTTTCGGCAATTATTTTTGCGTTGTTTTCAATAATGTCAATGATTGCTCCGCATAATGGCTCGATTTATTTAATAATTATAAGAATTTTGCTTGGACTAGCCGTGGGTGCTGCATCAGCGTTAGTTCCAGCATATATGTCAGAAATGGCCCCTGCAAATGCTCGAGGAAGTTTGTCTGGGTTAAATCAAACGATGATTACTTCTGGGATGTTGCTTTCTTACATTATGGATTTTTTGCTTAAAGGATTACCTGAACCTTGGAATTGGCGACTTATGCTAGGGCTAGCGGCAGTTCCAGCAATTATTCTTTTTTGCGGTGTTTTACGTTTACCAGAATCACCACGTTTTTTAATTAAGAATGGTGAAGAAGCAGAGGCACGACAGGTTCTCTCATACATCAGAAAAGATGATAAAGAGATTGAAAGTGAAATTGAGGAAATCAAAGCTGCATCGGCAAAAGAAAATGCGGCATCGGAAAAGACTACTTGGGGATCTTTATTTAGTGGTAAATATCGTTATTTAGTTATTGCAGGTGTTGGCGTAGCAGCTTTTCAACAATTTCAAGGTGCTAATGCAATTTTTTACTATATTCCTTTAATTGTTGAAAAAGCTACTGGTAATGCTGCTAGTTCAGCATTAATGTGGCCAATTATTCAAGGGATTATTTTAGTTGTTGGTTCACTCGTGTACATTGCAATTGCTGAAAAATTTAAACGTCGGTCCTTGTTAATGATTGGTGGCTTAATTATGGGATTATCATTTTTATTGCCATCGATCATTAATAGTATTAATCCACATTCTAATCCAATGATGATTGTTGTGTTCTTATGTATCTATGTTGCGTTTTATTCGTTTACTTGGGCACCACTAACTTGGGTATTAGTTGGCGAAATTTTCCCACTGGCTATTCGTGGTCGTGCTTCAGGTCTTGCTTCATCGCTTAACTGGATTGGTTCCTGGGCGGTAGGGCTGTTATTTCCAATGATGACAGCATCAATGTCACAAGAAATGGTTTTCGCAATTTTTGGAGTTATTTGTATTTTGGGTGTTTTATTCGTTCGTTTCTTTGTTCCAGAGACTAAAGGTCATACTTTAGAGGAAATTGAAGAAGAAGGAATGAATCATGGCTTAAAAGAAGCAAAGTAGTTGGGGGATGAAAAAATGAATATTACTGATACAGCTGAATTAATTCAGTCAGGAAAAACTGCTTTAGGAATTGAATTTGGCTCAACACAAATTAAGGCAGTACTAATCGACAATCAGTTTAAACCGATTGCGACAGGTACTTTTCAATGGGAAAACAGTTTAAAAGATGGTATCTGGACATATTCAGATAAAGAAATTTGGTCTGGTTTAAGAGCAAGTTACCAACAACTTGCGGCCAACGTTAGCAGTAAGTTTCATGTTAAGCTTGAAAAAATTGGTGCAATTGGAATTAGTGCCATGATGCATGGCTATTTAGCATTTGATCATCATGATCATTTACT from Lactobacillus sp. ESL0785 encodes:
- a CDS encoding GntR family transcriptional regulator; the encoded protein is MKSDYLVIKESLKKEITFGNFKVNQKLPTETELMQQFNKSRYAVRKALTALQDEHLIYKVQGSGMFIQDWNKKWQVNPESKTIGLICTHIADYIFPKIISQIDSKISEQDYSLLLANTHNQPKKERESLIKMLDSQVAGLIVEPSESAKPSPNLDIYQYIAKSKIPLLFINAEYPELNFPSIVNDDCAAEKKLIEYLLKLGHQHILGIFQVDDLQGVHRMNGFVRAYQEIGTDLADSNIIMYSSHDRFNIISKKISFYLHNDQRPTAIACYNDSLALLVLDMLKKANIKVPKDISLVGFDNFDSAAYLNPSLTTMNYERTSVGQEAGRGILKLIQKNHIHSIVHHPKLKLRASVINLKE
- the ribA gene encoding GTP cyclohydrolase II, whose amino-acid sequence is MKDELNEKMAKILDHMRNGGLVIVADSPQRESEGDMIGLAEKVTPQMVNTMITKARGLLCVPMSKAYADRLQLSPLETGSNDTFGTAFTMSVDSIETTTGISAFDRAKTIKKLANPDSQWADFYHPGHVFPLVAKEGGVLERTGHTEAALDLARLAGVAPVGFICECIKKDGTMARRKDLKALAEGIGIPYLTIEELIEYRKRQENKDLAIASVTKVDFPTKYGHFQLEGFKDNKHPEKQPTLLISKGEVKAGEPLLLRLHSECLTGDVFGSKRCDCGAQLAEALTKIEENGSGAVLYLRQEGRGIGLENKLRAYKLQDEGMNTVEANQQLGLPVDARRYNVAGEILRQKGITEVKLMTNNPDKVEQLENFGVKVVERIPMEVGLTEENRQYLSTKKHEMNHILNEVD
- the ribH gene encoding 6,7-dimethyl-8-ribityllumazine synthase; translated protein: MKEITGKLVAGQDKKIGIVVAKFNGVVTDRLLSGAIEQLEMSGVASDNIVVVHVPGAYEISRTVNCLAKSGKVDGIIALGAVIRGETDHYTYVCEGTASQLAAATANGPVPVMFGVLMTDTVAQATDRAGGKSGNKGAECATDILEVLSLEEQINNL
- a CDS encoding HAMP domain-containing sensor histidine kinase, with translation MKKERVKLTATEKSELFAEGVITVVLLLLLNLSIIILINLTILQNKNLINGIYFLKKTITFYGGHLIWSWQNILLMIMGLADLIVLYWRLIRRYHQMQLRHVISELHYIAQGHFDHYISFKVKTDLQKVIDSINSLVASTVSAINEEKAIEQSKDELISNVSHDIRTPLTSIIGYLGLLKTGVSNPEDQQKYLNIAYTKAEQMKSLAHDLLEYTTLKSTNIKLNLSPLHIFSMLEQVEAGFEFEAQEKNVEFKIEVRPQNLTIQADPEKLVRVYNNLITNALKYGTGATQIKLIANLVNDTEVELRVENNGAKIPQASLKKIFERFYRVETSRNTKTGGTGLGLSITKSIIDLHHGKIRCESDDHWTRFIIQLPLNPKNAKISS
- a CDS encoding UDP-N-acetylmuramoyl-L-alanyl-D-glutamate--2,6-diaminopimelate ligase translates to MSISLNTCILILKEHHLLKSSAVQDTVATKMEYVSYDSRDIQTNTLFFCKGVGFRPTYLSMAKDNGANCYVAEQPYPEGKGMHALIVRDVSKAMALLSAAFFRFPQDDLFVVAITGTKGKTTTAYFLKGMLDQINGGRTALISSVNDVVGTKPEDSFKSSLTTPESLDLFRDMRRAVDNGMTHLVMEVSSQAYKKNRVFGLTYDLGFFLNITPDHIGPNEHPNFADYLHCKLQLMVNARKCIINAQSDHFAEIYAAATTTTDPDSIYLFADEKFSNPNLKQPIDFRYSSEESDLAETRFQVLCASDKAKALKIAGDYKLKMLGDFNESNGTAAIIGAGLAGMDYTAAAKGISTVTVPGRMQTEVTQDHGLVVVDYAHNKASMMALMGFMQREFNNPKIIVVVGAPGDKGVSRRPGFSQSLNAYADKAFLTADDPGFEDPNDIAQEINAGIDHTKVEVTIELDRMKAIHEAISMAHTGDVVLICGKGADGFQKVRGVDTPYPSDIVVAQRVIDELEGQKEHFNK
- the ribE gene encoding riboflavin synthase; protein product: MFTGIIQGTGKITRLDITEKHAKLGITSAKMAQKNLPLGASIAVNGICLTVTEWKNDEFTVDVMPETMKRTNLGKLIKGSLVNLEPSVSTNGTLDGHIVAGHVDTTAELIKRTETENSIELRFQVPHKYDPYIVEKGSIAIDGISLTVTMAENDVFGVSLIPFTIANTTLANCQVGDHVNIEVDMIGRYAVKQIQAWKKEF
- the ribD gene encoding bifunctional diaminohydroxyphosphoribosylaminopyrimidine deaminase/5-amino-6-(5-phosphoribosylamino)uracil reductase RibD, with amino-acid sequence MQDTDYMQMAVHEALKAQGMTWTNPLVGAVLVKDGQVLATGYHHQYGKEHAEINTLSHLADPKLAEEATLYVTLEPCSHYGKQPPCCQKVVAAGIKRVVVGQVDPHQVVGGKGMQYLEEYGLETAVIGGVDQLYERYNFFYQKKRPFVTLKYAMSLDGKINEAGQSRTLLTGDKAQIDVQKLRCNQQAILIGANTLRIDDPQLTVRIKNLPIPPIRIVVTRDVNQLDFTKQLFQLPGQILLLSERPLAKKLGENVECLTAEKWTPEKIVDLLAQREIQSLLVEGGSQIQAEFIAADLADKIITYIAPQVLGGAGLPAAVGAALTKKQQYQLLDVHQLGQDVRICARRK
- a CDS encoding amino acid racemase; this translates as MKHFFSIIGGMGTIATESYVRLLNHRVKITKDQDYLNYILVNDAQIPDRTAYIKDHTQPNCLVDLRADVLGQAKLKPDFFVMPCNTAHYFYDDLAKLTDIPFLHMMRIAVHQFIEQYPDEAKIGLIATEGSIYDHLYADEIQAVGRQVELGGPEIQPLVTELIYANIKEKGVVNRELYHHILQLMHDKYGCNVILLGCTELSLAQEKAPDHPYNVIDPQSIIADVAIELSLKIRSGMDPKEVTKKYLY
- a CDS encoding sugar porter family MFS transporter, which translates into the protein MVAKTKKIPSKYIYFFGSFGGILFGYDIGVMTGALPFLQKDWSLTNASIVGWITSAVMFGAIFGGAAAGQLSDKFGRRKMILVSAIIFALFSIMSMIAPHNGSIYLIIIRILLGLAVGAASALVPAYMSEMAPANARGSLSGLNQTMITSGMLLSYIMDFLLKGLPEPWNWRLMLGLAAVPAIILFCGVLRLPESPRFLIKNGEEAEARQVLSYIRKDDKEIESEIEEIKAASAKENAASEKTTWGSLFSGKYRYLVIAGVGVAAFQQFQGANAIFYYIPLIVEKATGNAASSALMWPIIQGIILVVGSLVYIAIAEKFKRRSLLMIGGLIMGLSFLLPSIINSINPHSNPMMIVVFLCIYVAFYSFTWAPLTWVLVGEIFPLAIRGRASGLASSLNWIGSWAVGLLFPMMTASMSQEMVFAIFGVICILGVLFVRFFVPETKGHTLEEIEEEGMNHGLKEAK